The genomic region GTGGGATCCCCGTGAGCTGTCACTTCTCtaggctgagcagccccagccctctcAACCGAGAgtcccctccctcagcctgctggcctCACTCCTCCTGATGCTGCCCAGGATACTCTTGGCCACCTTTGGGCCTGAGCTACCAGCCACCTCTCCCCACCAGTTTTGTGACTACCAGCGGTGCCCGGTGACAGCCTGTACCCACCGGGTTCAGGCACTGAGCGTGTGGCACCCCCAGCCATGGGACAGATGGATGACTCAGGGAACCACGGACAgagaataaaacatttaatttttcaacatTGGAcaaggtgagggggggggggtggatgggtgggtgagtgggtgggtgggtgagtgggtgAGTGGGTGGGGGACGCTGAGGGACATTTGCTGTTCCGTGCTCCCCTGCCGCTCAGTAGCCGGGGGAtcttctgctcctgcaggatCGCTTCCATGATCTGATGTGTGGAATGGCAGGAGCAGAACAAACATTTCCCCCTGGCCTTCAGGCAGTGCCACAGCTGGGCACAGCTCTCTGGCaggctcctccagcctggccccATGGGGCTGGGCCACTGGGGCCACAGCCTGTCTCCCAAAAGCTGCTTCTTCTCCTGCAGATCGATCCTGCTGAGGAAGAGGGAGAGCTGCTCAGGCAGGGGCTCATCACAGGCCCCCAGCACCCCTTGCCCCTTAGCCCCTTGGCCATGTCCAGCTTCATGTGCTTGCAGGGCTACTAGGTATATGCCTAGGCAGAAagaacagcagagcagcacaacaGGGAACCCTTCCCCATAGATGTGCCCAGGGTTGGAGGACTGCTACGGGATATCTGTGCTTCCACAGGGTGCTGtgccctgtccccctgtgcccAGGCACCTGCTCCTGCTTGTGCTGGCTCCAGAGCCTCGGGAGACCGGAGGGGTTCTGAGCGGTTGAGAGCTGCCAACTCAGCCATTGCACTAGGCCAGGGTTCCGGGAAGGAGTAGAGGGAAGTCTTCCCCGACAGGGAGCCCAGGGAAGAGAATAGGCTCCACCGCCGGGAGGGCAGGGAGTCCATGGAGTTCAGGGAGGAGGTCCTTGAGAGGattcctggagaagaggagccaCTTCTGGACAGAGAGGCCAGGGAGCCCAGAGAGTCCATGGAGGCTAGTGGGGCCCGTAGCTTTCTCTCTGATGCCTCTTCAAAGgccctgcagaggaggagagagaagggacCTCAGtgcaccccagcccctccctTGGGATCTTTGGGCAGCACCTGGTTCTTGACTAATGGGCAGGGCTGCCCAGCGCAGGCAGGTTCAAGGGCAcagggtgaggggctggggcaCGATCTGGGCTCCCCCCTGGCACTTACCATGTCTCCAGGATCACCTGCGCTTCCTCcactcttcttcctccctgggGGGAAGCTGCCAAGGGAGGGACAGGCTGAGTGACCGGCAGCTCCCAGAAAAGCCCTGGGTCAGGGCTAACATGGGGTGCTGGTGATTTGTGGGGTGCTTGGTGCTGGGGACACTCACgactctgctcctccagccaggCTCTCCGTGAGCTCTTCTGGCACTTGGACTTCTTCCGTGGCTTCTGCAGGACATGCAGTAAGCTGGGTGAGACAGTAGCAGCTCCCAAACCCCTGCGCCAAGTGCCCCCATAACACTCCACATCACCCCAGCACACCCAAGGCCACAGTCTACCGGGAAGCAATGCGGCGTAGTGTGGTGCGGTTCAGGGCCACCTACCCAGAGCTGCCTGACACGCTGGACCGCAGAGGCCAGGCTGAGATGCACTGCAAGCATCATCATTGGGATGAGCTGAGCCACGGTGGGGGTTTTAGAGCTCCCCATGGTATTGtctcttctgcagctgaaagcagagttCCAAGTGACCAGCACAGACTCACAGTGGGGATCACCAGTGGGGTGTTGGGCGCTCAGTGATGGGACCCTTGATTCTGCTAGTGTGGCAGAGGCTAAGGCTGCAGTCTGCCAATACAGTGCCAGACTGTGGTGCCTCCTCTTGCCAACTACTACTGTGGGCACCAGAAGCCCCTTTTATAGCCCGGCAGGCAGGCATACCCCCTTTTATGACACAGCAGGGCAGTTGGAACCCAAAGGGTCACATCATGGGGCAGCCAGAgtgaggggctgaggagggCCTTGGGTGTACCCCCAAGGAAAAAAGTGGTAGCAGCTGGGGAAAGcccacaggctgcaggacagaggACCCTGTGGGTGCTCTGTCCGAGAGGGAGAAGGTTGAAAGAGTAGGTGGAGCAGAAAGAGAAGTTTCCCGCTATATATGGCCATCCAGCCATTCAGCAGCACTGGCCAGAGCTTTGGTAACTACAGAGGATCCCCTCTTGGATGGGCCCTGGCCCCACCTAAACCCATCCTGTGTCCCCTCAGTGCTgagcccaggccctggcaggttgggcccagccagcagctgagctcGCAGGGCTGCTCGCTCTCCTCCAGCAGGATAGGGGGGAAAATCAGGAGGGCAAATGTGTGAAATAAAGGAACCTCTTGGTTTGGAGGAAAGACATCTGATTTTGTGAAGGGCAAAAAAGCTCCAAAGCTGCAGGAGGTGCCCAGGCAATCAGCGCCAGCAGCCAATCCAGGCGACGCTGAGTCGGGGCCTGACTGAGTGAGGGCTCTTGTGGAAGTTTCCTCGTCTGAGCAAGCACCGCTGTGCCCCCAGACAGAGGTGATGCTCCCCACCTGCTCACACTTGGCCTGCTACAGCAtttcctgctgccagcatctATGTGCCATCCCAGGAAGCCCAAGGACCCTCTGTGTCCTATCTCTGCTTCCCCAGCGCCTCTGGTTCTTCTTCCCCTGCAGCCTCAACAACTGCTGGGGTCCTCCCACAATTGGCTactgtccccctccccaccagctTATGGGGACCATTGtccattgcctctggtcctggCACTGGCAACCCCTGGGAAGAGCCTGGCTACGTTCTCTTGGCACCCTGCCTGTAGCTATTGATGCACGTGGGTGGGATCCCCGTGAGCTGtcacttctccaggctgagcagccccagccctctcAGCTGAGAgtcccctccctcagcctgctggcctCGCTCCTCCTGATGCTGCCCAGGATACTCTTGGCCACCTTTGGGCCTGAGCTACCAGCCACCTCTCCCCACCAGTTTTGTGACTACCAGCGGTGCCCGGTGACAGCCTGTACCCACCGGGTTCAGGCACTGAGCGTGTGGCACCCCCAGCCATGGGACAGATGGATGACTCAGGGAACCACGGACAgagaataaaacatttaatttttcaacatTGGAcaaggtgaggggggggggtggatgggtgggtgagtgggtgagtgggtgagtgggtgagtgggtgagtgggtgagtgggtgggggatgctgagggacatTTGCTGTTCCGTGCTCCCCTGCTGCTCAGTAGCTGGGGgatctgctgctcctgcaggatcACTTCCATGATCTGATGTGGGGAATGGCAGGAGCAGAACAAACGTTTTCCCCTGGCCTTCAGGCAGTGCCACAGCTGGGCACAGCTCTCTGGCaggctcctccagcctggccccATGGGCATGGGCcactggggctgcagcctgTCTCCCAAAAGCTGCTTCTTCTCCTGCAGATCGATCCTGCTGAGGAAGAGGGAGAGCTGCTCAGGCAGGGGCCCATCACGGGCCCCCAGCACCCCTTGCCCCTTAGCCCCTGGGCCATGTCCAGCCTCATGTGCTTGCAGGGCTACTAGGTATATGCCTAGGCAGAAagaacagcagagcagcacaacaGGGAACCCTTCCCCATAGATGTGCCCAGGGTTGGAGGACTGCTACGGGATATCTGCACATCCACAGGGTGCTGtgccctgtccccctgtgcccAGGCACCTGCTCCTGCTTGTGCTGGCTCCAGAGCCTCGGGAGACCGGAGGGGTTCTGAGCGGTTGAGAGCTGCCAACTCAGCCATTGCACCAGGCCAGGGTTCCGGGAAGGAGTAGAGGGAAGTCTTCCCCGACAGGGAgcccagggaagaga from Heliangelus exortis chromosome 1, bHelExo1.hap1, whole genome shotgun sequence harbors:
- the LOC139791793 gene encoding uncharacterized protein isoform X2, with protein sequence MGSSKTPTVAQLIPMMMLAVHLSLASAVQRVRQLWKPRKKSKCQKSSRRAWLEEQSPSPQGGRRVEEAQVILETWAFEEASERKLRAPLASMDSLGSLASLSRSGSSSPGILSRTSSLNSMDSLPSRRWSLFSSLGSLSGKTSLYSFPEPWPSAMAELAALNRSEPLRSPEALEPAQAGAGSICRRRSSFWETGCGPSGPAPWGQAGGACQRAVPSCGTA
- the LOC139791793 gene encoding uncharacterized protein isoform X1, with the translated sequence MGSSKTPTVAQLIPMMMLAVHLSLASAVQRVRQLWKPRKKSKCQKSSRRAWLEEQSRECPQHQAPHKSPAPHVSPDPGLFWELPVTQPVPPLAASPQGGRRVEEAQVILETWAFEEASERKLRAPLASMDSLGSLASLSRSGSSSPGILSRTSSLNSMDSLPSRRWSLFSSLGSLSGKTSLYSFPEPWPSAMAELAALNRSEPLRSPEALEPAQAGAGSICRRRSSFWETGCGPSGPAPWGQAGGACQRAVPSCGTA